From the genome of Streptacidiphilus rugosus AM-16, one region includes:
- a CDS encoding polysaccharide deacetylase family protein: MSAPTRTRRTGTRTRAAQAALLALAATATSVLLASPAHAADTAPYRATVLEHGYDTAKVVTLSFDADWSDAGVASVLNTLKANGITAAFSLTGRFVERYPASTRTIMAAGSKLVNHSYDHPYFSKLTQAQRWSELNRAEAAYNKLGYSSNGWFRAPYRDGYADPGVNRDLALDGYYISFDWTFDTTGYNGASTATILSRVRQYVRPGAIIVMHPGEGSTDPAALPQVISTLKSLGYGFTNPYLTVTHGAIGSKYAALGAQRSLLGPARTVEMPGTVTGSAIQWFAGGRVYYSWATGAHEVNGAILGKFVSLGSVNGFVGYPRSDETAVTGGRASQFQGANIYWSGATGAHEVNGAILGTYLSLGGTASRLGLPTSDEHSVTGGRGSDFQHGALVWNSATGAVTVSYF, translated from the coding sequence ATGTCCGCACCGACACGAACCCGGAGGACCGGGACTCGGACGCGGGCGGCCCAAGCCGCCCTGCTGGCCCTCGCCGCCACCGCCACGAGCGTGCTGCTCGCATCCCCGGCCCATGCCGCGGACACGGCGCCCTACCGGGCGACCGTGCTGGAGCACGGCTACGACACCGCCAAGGTGGTGACGCTCAGTTTCGACGCCGACTGGAGCGACGCCGGCGTTGCGAGTGTGCTCAACACCCTGAAGGCGAACGGCATCACCGCCGCGTTCTCGCTCACCGGCCGCTTCGTCGAGCGTTACCCCGCCTCGACCCGGACGATCATGGCGGCGGGCAGCAAGCTGGTGAACCACAGCTACGACCATCCGTACTTCAGCAAGCTGACGCAGGCCCAGCGCTGGTCGGAGCTGAACCGGGCCGAGGCCGCCTACAACAAGCTCGGCTACTCCTCGAACGGCTGGTTCCGCGCCCCGTACCGGGACGGCTACGCCGACCCCGGCGTCAACCGCGACCTCGCGCTCGACGGCTACTACATCAGCTTCGACTGGACCTTCGACACCACCGGCTACAACGGCGCCTCGACCGCGACCATCCTCAGCCGGGTCCGTCAGTACGTGCGGCCCGGCGCGATCATCGTGATGCACCCCGGGGAGGGATCGACCGACCCGGCCGCGCTGCCGCAGGTGATCTCCACCCTGAAGAGCTTGGGATACGGCTTCACCAACCCCTACCTGACGGTCACCCACGGCGCGATCGGCAGCAAGTACGCCGCCCTCGGCGCGCAGCGCTCCCTGCTCGGCCCGGCCCGGACCGTCGAGATGCCGGGCACCGTCACCGGGTCGGCGATCCAGTGGTTCGCCGGCGGCCGGGTCTACTACTCCTGGGCCACCGGCGCGCACGAGGTCAACGGAGCCATCCTGGGCAAGTTCGTCTCGCTGGGCAGCGTGAACGGCTTCGTCGGCTACCCGCGCAGCGACGAGACGGCCGTGACCGGCGGCCGGGCGTCCCAGTTCCAGGGCGCCAACATCTACTGGTCCGGCGCGACCGGCGCGCACGAGGTGAACGGCGCGATCCTGGGCACGTACCTCTCTCTCGGCGGTACCGCGAGCCGGCTCGGCCTGCCCACCAGCGACGAGCACAGCGTCACCGGGGGCCGCGGCAGCGACTTCCAGCACGGGGCGCTGGTGTGGAACTCCGCCACCGGAGCCGTCACGGTCAGCTACTTCTGA
- a CDS encoding DUF6213 family protein encodes MTQIVIPAVWLLDGNLLVSADTLSRLVRQVAAEVADWVAEGADPATVEAFDRMLQSLADRIDVDCIALMSTTTARAAVGTLDPDED; translated from the coding sequence ATGACGCAGATAGTGATCCCCGCGGTGTGGCTGCTCGACGGGAATCTCCTGGTCTCGGCGGACACGCTCTCCCGGCTGGTACGCCAGGTGGCGGCGGAGGTCGCCGACTGGGTCGCCGAAGGCGCCGATCCGGCGACGGTGGAGGCCTTCGACCGCATGCTGCAGAGCCTGGCCGACCGGATCGACGTGGACTGCATCGCCCTGATGTCGACGACGACCGCCCGGGCCGCCGTCGGCACGCTCGATCCGGACGAGGATTGA
- a CDS encoding dsRBD fold-containing protein produces the protein MSAKEWNVTVFIDEGPDRTVARAVMTDDGRMAAVGRGVARRNPVDRPVAEIGDELAVSRALEDLAQRIHDMASHDFAHMAGPAGQVPA, from the coding sequence GTGAGCGCCAAGGAATGGAACGTGACGGTGTTCATCGACGAGGGGCCGGACCGTACCGTGGCCCGGGCCGTGATGACGGACGACGGACGGATGGCCGCAGTGGGCCGGGGAGTGGCACGCCGTAACCCCGTCGACCGGCCGGTGGCGGAGATCGGTGACGAACTGGCCGTGAGCCGGGCGCTGGAGGATCTCGCCCAGCGGATCCACGACATGGCCTCCCACGACTTCGCCCACATGGCGGGGCCGGCCGGCCAGGTGCCCGCCTGA
- a CDS encoding Hsp20/alpha crystallin family protein, producing MASRQLERRPRWWPPFSDWFEDFPLDLRLNDGEHMIRVEECEEEGVYTVKAELPGIDPDRDIEITVDDGVLMVHAERTEETKDKQRSEFRYGSFTRSVRLPAGVSEKDISATYDKGVLTVKAPMPVATASEPHRVKVSKGG from the coding sequence ATGGCCTCACGTCAACTGGAACGCCGCCCGCGCTGGTGGCCGCCCTTCTCCGACTGGTTCGAGGACTTCCCCCTCGACCTGCGCCTGAACGACGGCGAGCACATGATCCGCGTCGAGGAGTGCGAGGAGGAAGGCGTCTACACGGTCAAGGCCGAGCTGCCCGGCATCGACCCGGACAGGGACATCGAGATCACCGTCGACGACGGTGTCCTCATGGTGCACGCCGAGCGCACCGAGGAGACGAAGGACAAGCAGCGGTCGGAGTTCCGCTACGGCTCCTTCACCCGCAGCGTGCGCCTGCCGGCCGGGGTGAGCGAGAAGGACATCAGCGCCACCTACGACAAGGGCGTGCTCACGGTGAAGGCGCCCATGCCGGTCGCCACCGCGTCCGAGCCGCACCGCGTGAAGGTCTCCAAGGGCGGCTGA
- a CDS encoding DUF1254 domain-containing protein, with protein sequence MLSDDLRTLGREAYVYLYPLVTMDVTRRQSIAVPAGVKPGYGPPNRFHHLRAFPAADFRAVVRPNFDTLYSNAWLDLTAGPVELHVADTADRYYMLPLMDMWTDVFATVGQRTTGTGDQTYLVAGPGQRAEAPAGATVVHAPTPYVWVIGRTQTNGPADYDAVHKVQDGYTLTARVPADHTPDPDTDVTTDALTLVNSMSAVEFLTHAARALAVNPPHPSDFSLLARIAHLGVVPGREFDPGRFDTAALTRIEAGAGAARDAILGSMATFGTPANGWRTSTETMGVYGNDYFKRAVVAAAGLGANPPEDAVYPVLATDADGAPVVGENDYVLHFDADALPPAGAFWSVTMYDGEGFQAANAIDRFALGDRDPLAYNADGSLDILISHRDPGADRRANWLPAPLGPLGITMRLYAPGPEALDGRWSPPPVRRTAPAR encoded by the coding sequence ATGCTGTCGGACGATCTGCGAACCCTGGGCCGTGAGGCGTACGTCTACCTCTACCCGCTGGTGACGATGGACGTGACCCGCCGCCAGTCCATCGCTGTGCCGGCCGGCGTCAAGCCCGGCTACGGCCCGCCTAACCGGTTCCATCACCTGCGCGCCTTCCCGGCGGCGGACTTCCGGGCCGTCGTGCGGCCCAACTTCGACACCCTCTACTCCAACGCCTGGCTCGACCTCACCGCAGGCCCGGTGGAGCTGCACGTCGCCGACACCGCGGACCGCTACTACATGCTCCCGCTCATGGACATGTGGACCGACGTGTTCGCCACCGTCGGGCAGCGCACCACCGGCACCGGCGACCAGACCTACCTGGTCGCCGGCCCCGGACAGCGCGCGGAGGCTCCGGCCGGGGCGACCGTGGTGCACGCGCCCACCCCCTACGTGTGGGTCATCGGGCGGACCCAGACCAACGGCCCGGCGGACTACGACGCGGTGCACAAGGTCCAGGACGGCTACACGCTGACCGCCCGGGTGCCGGCCGACCACACGCCCGACCCCGACACGGACGTGACGACGGACGCCCTCACCCTGGTCAACAGCATGAGCGCGGTGGAGTTCCTCACCCACGCCGCGCGGGCCCTGGCCGTGAACCCGCCGCACCCGTCCGACTTCTCCTTGCTCGCGCGCATCGCGCACCTGGGCGTCGTCCCCGGCCGGGAGTTCGACCCGGGGCGCTTCGACACCGCCGCCCTCACCCGGATCGAGGCAGGTGCCGGCGCTGCCAGGGACGCGATCCTCGGCTCCATGGCGACCTTCGGCACCCCGGCCAACGGCTGGCGGACGTCCACGGAGACCATGGGCGTGTACGGCAACGACTACTTCAAGCGCGCCGTGGTCGCCGCCGCGGGCCTCGGCGCCAACCCGCCCGAGGACGCGGTCTACCCCGTTCTGGCCACCGACGCCGACGGCGCGCCCGTGGTCGGCGAGAACGACTACGTCCTGCACTTCGACGCGGACGCGCTGCCGCCGGCCGGCGCCTTCTGGTCCGTCACCATGTACGACGGCGAGGGTTTCCAGGCCGCCAACGCGATCGACCGCTTCGCCCTCGGCGACCGCGATCCCCTCGCCTACAACGCCGACGGCTCGCTCGACATCCTGATCTCCCACCGCGACCCCGGCGCGGACCGGCGGGCCAACTGGCTGCCGGCGCCACTCGGCCCGCTGGGGATCACCATGCGGCTGTACGCGCCCGGCCCCGAAGCGCTCGACGGACGCTGGAGCCCGCCGCCCGTCCGCAGGACCGCGCCGGCTCGCTGA
- a CDS encoding pullulanase X25 domain-containing protein, whose product MSRRPLRPRRTRPGHVRVRFRRSATLAATFALLGGGGVAASAPAVAAAPTAISLPGTFDSAIGCSGDWLPACAQAQLTLAADGRWKTSLNLPAGSYSYKIAVNDAWTENYGAGGAPGGANIAITVPAGGERVAFVYDPDTHVVTDNSAMPVVTAAGDFQSALGCTANWAASCAGTTLTDPNGTGIYSWSTTAIPAGTWNTKVTLGQSWNTNYGAGGAANGANIPFTVPNGGATTTFAYNAATHLTTVVSGNGPAAPLNTLGALYTPTATTFRLWSPDSSSVSVNVGGTSHPMSPTTLSGYSNVYQTVVSGNLLDQGYQFSVNGVAVPDPYAQMVSPGTTQGIVVDTAAVTPTDGGWDPRPALVDREDAVVYELSVHDYTIDPSSGVDAAKRGRFLGLVQTGTTYSGVSTGIDHLKQLGVTAVQIMPSFDFGSTVPNWGYDPVDYNVPEEQYSQFTAPEDRIREFKDMVNAFHRNGIRVIMDVVYNHTLTKNVFGNITGSYYTPTDLSGTGDSIDDGNPMVARMIQDSLEHWVRDYNVDGFRFDLAGVHYAADVYSWANYLETTYADRDLMLYGEPWNGGASDPNEAQKVRYGTMPTLSPVHFGAFNGVYRDAIRGGTNDNVMAFMGGSGNPSAIAFGLTGSPTDADSTAAVSNLWTPAFAVSPEQTMNYVSIHDNLNLYDKITYSGATGGATGTAGRIDRLAVGTVLASQGVPVIAEGDEFLRSKVVNGDYATAMNSYNAPDTVNAVHWGDMIANASVVAYYRDAIALRRATASLRLTSWPAVKNQMTTQVNGSVVAAMISSNPAAPTTYDTVVVANPTGSAYHVTLPAGNWTKVLDTNGATSATDNSCDAQAVTVFTRS is encoded by the coding sequence ATGAGCCGCAGACCCCTCCGGCCGAGACGGACCCGGCCCGGACATGTCCGGGTCCGGTTCCGGCGTTCCGCGACGCTGGCGGCGACCTTCGCCCTGCTCGGCGGAGGCGGGGTCGCCGCCTCCGCACCCGCCGTCGCGGCCGCGCCGACGGCGATCAGCCTGCCTGGGACCTTCGACTCGGCCATCGGGTGCTCGGGTGACTGGCTGCCCGCCTGTGCCCAGGCACAGTTGACCCTCGCCGCCGACGGCCGCTGGAAGACCTCGCTGAACCTGCCCGCAGGAAGCTACTCCTACAAGATCGCCGTCAACGACGCCTGGACCGAGAACTACGGCGCCGGCGGGGCGCCCGGCGGTGCGAACATCGCCATCACCGTCCCGGCCGGTGGAGAGCGGGTCGCCTTCGTCTACGACCCCGACACCCACGTCGTGACCGACAACTCCGCCATGCCCGTCGTCACCGCTGCGGGCGACTTCCAGTCGGCGCTGGGCTGCACCGCGAACTGGGCCGCGTCCTGCGCGGGCACCACGCTGACCGACCCGAACGGCACCGGAATCTACTCGTGGTCCACCACCGCCATCCCGGCGGGCACGTGGAACACCAAAGTGACGCTCGGGCAGTCCTGGAACACCAACTACGGCGCGGGCGGGGCCGCGAACGGTGCCAACATCCCCTTCACCGTCCCGAACGGCGGGGCGACCACGACCTTCGCCTACAACGCGGCCACCCACCTGACCACCGTCGTGAGCGGGAACGGTCCGGCCGCCCCGCTGAACACCCTGGGCGCCCTGTACACACCCACGGCGACCACCTTCCGCCTCTGGTCGCCGGACAGCTCCAGCGTCTCCGTCAACGTCGGCGGCACGAGCCACCCCATGAGCCCGACCACGCTCAGCGGCTACTCGAACGTCTACCAGACCGTGGTCAGCGGCAACCTGCTGGACCAGGGCTACCAGTTCTCCGTCAACGGCGTCGCCGTGCCCGACCCCTACGCCCAGATGGTCAGCCCCGGGACCACGCAGGGAATCGTCGTCGACACCGCCGCCGTGACCCCGACCGACGGCGGCTGGGACCCCCGCCCCGCCCTGGTCGACCGCGAGGACGCGGTCGTCTACGAGCTCAGCGTCCACGACTACACGATCGACCCGAGCTCCGGCGTCGACGCCGCGAAGCGGGGCAGGTTCCTCGGCCTGGTGCAGACGGGCACGACCTACTCCGGGGTCAGCACCGGGATCGACCACCTCAAGCAGCTGGGCGTCACCGCGGTCCAGATCATGCCTTCGTTCGACTTCGGCAGCACCGTGCCCAACTGGGGCTACGACCCGGTGGACTACAACGTGCCCGAGGAGCAGTACTCCCAGTTCACCGCGCCGGAGGACCGGATCCGCGAGTTCAAGGACATGGTCAACGCGTTCCACCGGAACGGGATCCGCGTGATCATGGACGTGGTCTACAACCACACCCTCACCAAGAACGTCTTCGGCAACATCACCGGCAGCTACTACACGCCGACCGATCTCTCCGGCACCGGCGACTCGATCGACGACGGCAACCCGATGGTCGCCCGGATGATCCAGGACTCGCTGGAGCACTGGGTCAGGGACTACAACGTCGACGGCTTCCGCTTCGACCTCGCCGGCGTCCACTACGCCGCCGACGTGTACTCCTGGGCGAACTATCTGGAGACCACCTACGCCGACCGCGACCTGATGCTCTACGGCGAGCCGTGGAACGGCGGGGCGAGTGACCCCAACGAGGCGCAGAAGGTGCGGTACGGCACCATGCCCACCCTGTCTCCGGTGCACTTCGGAGCCTTCAACGGCGTCTATCGCGACGCCATCCGCGGCGGCACCAACGACAATGTCATGGCCTTCATGGGCGGTTCGGGCAACCCCTCGGCCATCGCCTTCGGCCTGACCGGTTCACCGACCGACGCCGACAGCACCGCGGCGGTGTCCAACCTGTGGACCCCGGCGTTCGCCGTCAGCCCCGAACAGACGATGAACTACGTGTCGATCCACGACAACCTCAACCTCTACGACAAGATCACATACTCCGGCGCGACCGGCGGCGCGACCGGCACCGCCGGACGCATCGACCGCCTCGCCGTCGGCACGGTCCTCGCCTCGCAGGGTGTCCCGGTGATCGCCGAAGGCGACGAGTTCCTGCGGTCGAAGGTCGTCAACGGTGACTACGCCACCGCGATGAACTCCTACAACGCCCCGGACACGGTCAACGCCGTCCACTGGGGCGACATGATCGCCAACGCGAGCGTCGTCGCCTACTACCGGGACGCCATCGCGTTGCGCAGGGCCACCGCCTCGCTGCGACTGACCAGCTGGCCGGCCGTCAAGAACCAGATGACCACCCAGGTCAACGGCTCGGTCGTGGCCGCCATGATCAGCTCGAATCCGGCGGCCCCGACGACCTACGACACGGTGGTGGTCGCCAACCCGACCGGCAGCGCCTACCACGTCACCCTGCCCGCCGGGAACTGGACCAAGGTGCTCGACACCAACGGCGCCACCTCGGCCACGGACAACTCCTGCGACGCCCAGGCGGTGACCGTCTTCACCAGAAGCTGA
- a CDS encoding site-2 protease family protein — translation MTDRTDRDRGREQQARGQGPFGSAPPLGTIFGIPLRLHWSAPLLALLLGLSLGAGTLPHWVPGRSQATYTLAGTIGALLLVASLVLHEGAHAVVTRRAGVKVEDMTVWALGGVTRMDRADRPRAALAIAAAGPLTSLLLGGIGLGAAFWLLHGPHWTVAGDVLLWYGWANLLLAAFNLIPAAPLDGGRVLQAALWWRTGDRARAEQASGRSGQVFGALMIGFGALVLLRGGAGGLWLMLIGFFVLTTAQAEARQSATQAMLHGVRLAQLMSAPVATAPDWLTVERFVEEVAGASRHTHLPVLDLQGRPSGIVSLRRLGQVPPASRALTRISEVALPIGQVPLAAPDDELTEVMERMTPGAPLRVLVLEGQELVGIVTAHDVSRFLQQRLALGGPR, via the coding sequence ATGACCGACCGCACGGACCGCGACCGGGGCCGCGAACAGCAGGCACGGGGGCAGGGGCCCTTCGGCTCGGCACCGCCCCTCGGAACGATCTTCGGCATCCCGCTGCGTCTGCACTGGAGCGCCCCGCTGCTGGCGCTCCTGCTCGGGCTGAGCCTCGGCGCGGGCACCCTCCCGCACTGGGTCCCCGGCCGCTCGCAGGCCACCTACACCCTGGCGGGGACGATCGGCGCGCTGCTGCTCGTGGCGAGCCTGGTGCTGCACGAGGGCGCGCACGCGGTCGTGACGCGCCGGGCCGGGGTCAAGGTCGAGGACATGACGGTCTGGGCCCTCGGCGGCGTGACCCGGATGGATCGCGCGGACCGGCCCCGGGCCGCTCTGGCGATCGCCGCCGCGGGACCGCTCACCAGCCTGCTGCTCGGCGGGATCGGCCTCGGCGCGGCCTTCTGGCTGCTGCACGGCCCGCACTGGACGGTCGCGGGCGACGTGCTGCTCTGGTACGGCTGGGCCAACCTGCTGCTGGCCGCGTTCAACCTGATTCCCGCCGCGCCGCTGGACGGCGGCCGGGTGCTCCAGGCCGCGCTGTGGTGGCGCACCGGCGACCGGGCTCGCGCCGAACAGGCCTCGGGGCGCAGCGGGCAGGTCTTCGGTGCGCTGATGATCGGCTTCGGTGCCCTGGTCCTGCTGCGCGGCGGGGCGGGCGGCCTCTGGCTGATGCTGATCGGTTTCTTCGTCCTCACCACCGCGCAGGCGGAGGCACGCCAGTCGGCCACCCAGGCGATGCTGCACGGAGTCCGGCTCGCCCAGCTCATGTCCGCGCCCGTGGCGACCGCTCCGGACTGGCTGACGGTCGAGCGCTTCGTCGAGGAGGTCGCCGGCGCCAGCCGGCACACCCATCTGCCCGTCCTCGACCTGCAGGGCCGGCCCTCCGGCATCGTCTCGCTGCGCCGCCTGGGCCAGGTCCCGCCCGCCTCACGTGCTCTCACGCGGATCTCCGAGGTGGCGCTGCCGATCGGACAGGTCCCGCTGGCGGCGCCCGACGACGAGTTGACCGAGGTCATGGAACGGATGACGCCAGGAGCCCCACTGCGTGTCCTGGTGCTGGAGGGCCAGGAACTGGTCGGCATCGTCACCGCTCACGACGTGTCCCGCTTCCTCCAGCAGCGGCTGGCACTGGGTGGCCCACGGTGA
- a CDS encoding CBS domain-containing protein, with protein sequence MRHRFVDDLMTRDVTSVQADTPFKEIAVILAEQEISAVPVLDGSGRLIGLVSEADLLRKEAAQADPEGRGPAPRPASEFEPGVAAATAQDVMSTPVFTAHSGWSVVEAARAMKEHRVKRLPVVDDTDRVIGMVSRRDLLRLFLRSDRAIREEIEYDVLRSTLSLDPGAVQVHVVDGVVTLDGRVPRRSLVPVVERLCRGADGVVGLDSRLGFEEDDTRRATIRTEG encoded by the coding sequence ATGAGACACCGCTTCGTCGATGACCTGATGACCCGTGACGTGACGAGCGTTCAGGCCGACACGCCGTTCAAGGAGATCGCCGTCATCCTGGCCGAGCAGGAGATCAGCGCCGTGCCGGTGCTGGACGGCTCCGGCCGCCTGATCGGGCTGGTCTCCGAGGCGGACCTGCTGCGCAAGGAGGCCGCGCAGGCCGACCCCGAAGGGCGCGGCCCCGCACCCCGTCCCGCGTCCGAGTTCGAGCCGGGCGTGGCCGCGGCCACCGCGCAGGACGTGATGTCCACGCCCGTCTTCACGGCGCACTCCGGCTGGAGCGTGGTGGAGGCTGCGCGTGCCATGAAGGAGCATCGCGTCAAGCGCCTGCCCGTGGTGGACGACACGGACCGGGTGATCGGCATGGTCAGCCGCCGTGACCTGCTGCGCCTCTTCCTGCGCAGCGACCGGGCGATCCGCGAGGAGATCGAGTACGACGTGCTGCGCAGCACCTTGTCGCTGGATCCCGGCGCGGTCCAGGTCCACGTCGTCGACGGCGTGGTGACCTTGGACGGCCGAGTCCCGCGCCGCAGCCTGGTGCCCGTCGTGGAGCGGCTGTGCCGCGGGGCGGACGGCGTGGTCGGGCTCGACTCGCGTCTCGGCTTCGAGGAGGACGACACCCGGCGTGCCACGATCCGGACCGAGGGGTGA
- a CDS encoding SHOCT domain-containing protein, producing the protein MWYDHGMTGYGWVLMAFGTVVFWALLIGAVVLLVRALGRRGEPGDTKRPRVEASAAEGVLAERFARGEIDEAEYRQRLAVLRGASPSTTRD; encoded by the coding sequence ATGTGGTACGACCACGGAATGACGGGCTACGGCTGGGTGCTGATGGCCTTCGGGACGGTGGTCTTCTGGGCCCTCCTGATCGGAGCCGTCGTGCTGCTGGTCCGCGCCCTGGGACGGCGCGGTGAGCCGGGTGACACGAAGCGGCCCCGGGTCGAGGCGTCGGCGGCCGAGGGCGTTCTCGCGGAGCGGTTCGCCCGCGGTGAGATCGACGAGGCCGAGTACCGGCAGCGGCTCGCCGTGCTGCGGGGTGCGTCTCCCTCCACCACGCGCGACTGA
- a CDS encoding CBS domain-containing protein, whose protein sequence is MLVRELMNSPTVTVGPGDPIRQAAVAMHAHGVGSVLVTVDGVPLGMVTDRDVAVRAVAPGLDPGAPVTLIMSEPVVTIPADADLADAYRAFRRSGVRRLPVLSQERLVGLLAVDDLFLDVFQRYADLLGPVSWSALQDQPLDEGPSWAPRARG, encoded by the coding sequence ATGCTGGTCAGAGAGTTGATGAACTCCCCGACGGTGACCGTGGGTCCGGGGGACCCGATCCGGCAGGCCGCCGTCGCGATGCACGCGCACGGCGTCGGCAGCGTCCTGGTCACGGTCGACGGCGTGCCGCTCGGGATGGTCACCGACCGGGACGTCGCGGTGCGGGCGGTCGCCCCGGGCCTCGACCCAGGGGCCCCGGTGACGCTGATCATGTCCGAGCCCGTCGTCACGATCCCCGCCGACGCCGATCTCGCCGACGCCTACCGCGCCTTCCGCCGCAGCGGGGTGCGGCGGCTCCCGGTCCTCTCCCAGGAGCGTCTGGTCGGCCTGCTGGCCGTCGACGACCTCTTCCTGGATGTCTTCCAGCGCTACGCCGACCTGCTCGGGCCCGTCTCCTGGAGCGCCCTGCAGGACCAGCCACTGGACGAGGGCCCCTCCTGGGCGCCCCGCGCCCGCGGCTGA